The following are encoded in a window of Naumovozyma castellii chromosome 8, complete genome genomic DNA:
- the NCAS0H01220 gene encoding 5'-deoxynucleotidase (ancestral locus Anc_6.157): protein MTHTTPPPTPDAKTYAMPTMEWRPEDNIPECVKSQLSNMGHSLLPHPLPFFHIIQELKIKKRTGWLDFQIWPCESIADHMYRMGVMTMLIRDPNVNKDKCTRIALVHDIAEALVGDITPCDPFVNKEEKHRRELATVEYLCEKFIKPYNEIAAEQLLNDWWDYEECRSMEARYVKDIDKYEVLLQCFEYERLYKGEKNLQEFFTAVELIKTDEVKSWINEVVCQRDHFFENVNQICI from the coding sequence ATGACACATACAACACCACCCCCAACACCTGATGCCAAGACCTACGCTATGCCTACCATGGAATGGCGTCCTGAGGACAACATCCCAGAATGTGTGAAATCTCAACTCTCGAACATGGGTCATTCTCTACTTCCTCATCCACTGCCATTCTTCCATATCATacaagaattgaaaatcaaAAAGAGGACCGGTTGGTTagatttccaaatatggCCCTGTGAAAGCATAGCTGATCACATGTATAGAATGGGAGTCATGACTATGCTTATTCGTGACCCAAATgttaataaagataaatgTACCAGAATCGCACTAGTACATGATATCGCTGAAGCTCTCGTTGGTGATATCACGCCCTGTGACCCATTTGTCAACAAGGAGGAGAAGCATAGGAGAGAATTGGCCACTGTGGAATACCTttgtgaaaaatttatcaagCCTTATAATGAAATAGCTGCTGAACAGTTATTGAATGACTGGTGGGATTACGAAGAATGTAGGTCCATGGAGGCTCGTTATGTGAAggatattgataaataCGAAGTTCTTTTACAATGCTTTGAATACGAACGATTGTATAAAGGTGAGAAAAATCTTCaggaatttttcactgcTGTTGAATTAATTAAGACTGACGAAGTGAAGAGTTGGATCAATGAAGTGGTTTGTCAAAGAGatcatttctttgaaaacGTGAATCAAATATGCATTTGA
- the ISW1 gene encoding chromatin-remodeling ATPase ISW1 (ancestral locus Anc_6.161): MDQSYQEQLEAYKEDGDVPVLGKEQYLLPGGGKTKRFDLEATTKRFEHLLSLSGLFRHFIEGKAKKDDKFKKVLEILDEDAKKRQDGKRRKTEREEDAELLKGEEEEEEGEDEEEGIDFQFRESPGFINGTLRNYQIQGLNWLVSLHKSKLAGILADEMGLGKTLQTISFLGYLRYVEKIPGPFLVIAPKSTLNNWLREINKWTPEVNAFILQGDKEERAQLVKDKLLACDFDIVVASYEIIIREKSAFRKIDWQYIIIDEAHRIKNEESLLSQVLREFTSSNRLLITGTPLQNNLHELWALLNFLLPDIFSDSQDFDDWFSSETTEEDQEKVVKQLHTVLQPFLLRRLKNDVETSLLPKQELNLYVGMSNMQKKWYKQILEKDIDAVNGSNVNKESKTRLLNIVMQLRKCCNHPYLFDGAEPGPPYTTDEHLVYNSAKLKVLDKLLKKMKEEGSRVLIFSQMSRVLDILEDYCFFRGYEYCRIDGSTDHEDRIRAIDEYNEPGSKKFIFLLTTRAGGLGINLTSANIVVLFDSDWNPQADLQAMDRAHRIGQKRQVKVFRLVTDNSVEEKILERATQKLRLDQLVIQQNRSTLKKKKENKKDNKEALLSMIQHGAADVFQSIDSSAENSNRNTPQPGDATDDIDLDSILALSEDKTKSLNAKYESLGLDDLQRFNQDSAYEWNGQDFKKKVQKDIISPIWINQPTKRERKENYSVDGYYKDVLQTGGRSSTPAHGRMPKLHYFSSHQLQPIQLKVLYEKERMWNAKKAGYEPTMDDTRTVYGSIDNDTDEEKEQKLTLLKLSVQNAQPLTEDEENLKSQWEKEGFTNWNKIEFRKFINACGKYGRNSIQAIALDLAPKTVEEVREYAKAFWANIEKIEDYEKYLKIIETEEEKIRKIKLQQEALRRKLSQYTNPLFELELKHPPAGSNKRTFSQEEDVFILLMLFKYGLDRDDVYDLIREEIRESPLFEIDFYFKSRTSTELARRGTTLLQCLEKEFNDGPVVDDKLKERLEKEDETGKRIREDFEKEQQQAEEESQQDEKENIEPVEKQEELDENPNKKAKIE, encoded by the coding sequence ATGGATCAATCGTATCAAGAACAATTGGAAGCCTATAAGGAGGATGGAGACGTTCCTGTCCTTGGGAAAGAGCAATACTTATTACCTGGAGGAGGGAAGACGAAGAGGTTTGATCTGGAGGCTACGACGAAAAGATTTGAACATCTGCTGTCGTTAAGTGGACTATTCAGACATTTCATTGAAGGGAAAGCTAAGAAGGAtgataaattcaagaaagttCTTGAAATCTTAGATGAAGATGCCAAAAAACGCCAAGATgggaagagaagaaagacTGAAAGGGAAGAAGATgctgaattattgaaaggagaagaagaggaagaagaaggtgaagatgaggaagaaggTATAGACTTCCAATTTAGGGAATCTCCAGGGTTCATCAATGGTACTTTAAGAAACTATCAGATCCAAGGTCTTAATTGGTTAGTCTCTTTGCACAAAAGTAAACTGGCTGGGATCTTAGCAGATGAAATGGGTCTTGGTAAGACTTTACAAACAATCTCATTTTTGGGGTATCTCAGATATGTGGAAAAAATACCTGGTCCATTCCTTGTCATTGCTCCCAAATCGACTTTGAATAATTGGCTGAgggaaataaataaatggaCACCCGAGGTAAATGCGTTCATCTTACAAGGtgacaaagaagaaagagcTCAATTGGTTAAGGACAAGTTGTTGGCCTGCGACTTTGATATTGTTGTAGCATCATATGAAATTATCATCAGAGAGAAATCTGCATTCAGGAAAATTGACTGGCaatacattattattgatgaagcCCATAGAATTAAAAACGAGGAATCCTTGTTATCACAGGTCCTAAGAGAATTTACCTCCAGTAACAGACTGCTGATCACTGGTACCCcacttcaaaataatttacACGAACTATGGGCTTTACTAAATTTTTTACTTCCTGATATCTTCTCCGATTCAcaagattttgatgattGGTTCTCTTCAGAAAcaactgaagaagatcaagaaaaaGTGGTTAAGCAATTGCACACAGTTTTGCAACCATTTTTACTACGTCGTCTAAAGAATGATGTGGAAACTTCATTACTTCCTAAGCAAGAATTGAATCTGTATGTTGGTATGTCCAATATGCAAAAGAAATGGTATAAGCAAATTTTGGAGAAGGATATTGATGCCGTTAACGGTAGTAATGTCAATAAAGAATCCAAGACAAGATTATTAAACATTGTGATGCAATTGAGAAAATGTTGTAATCATCCATACCTATTTGATGGTGCTGAACCAGGGCCACCATACACCACTGATGAACATTTGGTTTATAATTCtgcaaaattgaaagtgcTTGAtaaacttttgaaaaagatgaagGAGGAAGGCTCTCGTGTTCTAATTTTCAGTCAAATGTCAAGAGTATTAGACATCTTAGAAGattattgtttctttaGAGGCTATGAATATTGTAGGATTGATGGTTCCACTGATCATGAAGATAGAATTAGAGCTATCGATGAATATAATGAGCCTGGCTctaaaaaatttattttcctgCTAACTACTCGTGCTGGTGGGTTAGGTATCAATTTAACTTCTGCTAATATTGTTGTGCTGTTTGATTCTGATTGGAACCCTCAAGCTGATTTACAGGCCATGGATAGAGCTCATCGTATTGGTCAAAAGAGGCAAGTGAAGGTATTTAGATTAGTTACAGATAATTCTGTTGAGGAAAAGATATTGGAAAGAGCAACGCAAAAATTAAGGCTTGATCAGTTAGTTATTCAACAAAACAGGTCCactttaaagaagaagaaagaaaacaagAAGGACAATAAGGAAGCTTTACTGTCTATGATTCAACATGGTGCAGCTGATGTTTTCCAAAGTATAGATTCTTCAGCTGAAAACAGCAATAGGAACACTCCTCAGCCCGGGGATGCAACTGACGATATTGATTTAGATTCCATTTTGGCACTTTCTGAGGATAAAACTAAATCTTTGAATGCAAAATACGAGTCCTTAGGTCTAGACGATCTACAAAGATTCAACCAGGACTCTGCGTACGAATGGAATGGACAAGAttttaagaagaaagtaCAAAAGGATATAATCAGTCCCATCTGGATCAATCAACCAACTAAAAGAGAACGGAAAGAAAATTACTCTGTTGACGGGTATTATAAAGACGTTCTTCAAACAGGTGGCAGATCTTCAACACCAGCTCATGGCAGAATGCCCAAGTTACATTATTTCAGTTCTCATCAATTGCAGCCAATTCAACTGAAGGTCCTATATGAAAAGGAACGAATGTGGAATGCTAAGAAAGCTGGGTATGAACCTACAATGGATGATACTAGAACGGTTTATGGGAGTATTGATAACGAtactgatgaagaaaaggagCAGAAATTAACTTTGCTTAAGCTTTCTGTTCAAAATGCGCAACCATTAACTGAGGATGAAGAGAATTTGAAGTCTCAATGGGAGAAAGAAGGTTTCACTAATTGGAATAAGATAGAATTCAGAAAATTCATCAACGCGTGCGGGAAATATGGTAGAAATTCCATTCAGGCAATTGCACTTGATTTGGCTCCCAAGACTGTGGAAGAAGTTCGTGAATATGCAAAGGCATTCTGGGCTAATATTGAGAAAATTGAGGACTATGAAAAGTATTtaaagattattgaaacggaagaagaaaaaatcagGAAAATCAAACTTCAACAAGAAGCATTACGCCGTAAATTATCTCAATACACAAATCCACTTTTCgaattagaattaaaaCATCCACCTGCCGGTAGTAACAAGAGGACCTTCTCACAAGAAGAGGATGTCTTTATATTATTGATGTTATTTAAATACGGCCTTGATAGAGATGATGTTTACGATCTAATTCGTGAGGAAATAAGGGAATCACCACTATTCGAGATTGATTTCTATTTCAAGAGTAGAACTAGTACGGAACTTGCGAGAAGAGGAACCACCCTTTTACAATGTCTAGAGAAGGAATTCAATGATGGACCTGTTGTTGATGACAAACTGAAAGAGAGATTAGAAAAAGAGGATGAAACAGGGAAACGAATCAGAGAGGATTTTGAGAAGGAACAGCAACAAGCTGAGGAAGAATCTCAACAGGACGAGAAAGAGAATATAGAACCAGTCGAGAAGCAGGAAGAACTTGATGAAAATCCAAACAAAAAGGCTAAGATAGAGTAG
- the ALG7 gene encoding UDP-N-acetylglucosamine--dolichyl-phosphate N-acetylglucosaminephosphotransferase (ancestral locus Anc_6.158) — protein MFQKLLLLLALVLIYCSNKNSAIITAIGFSILGYFVTNFLIPKVGPSFIKIGLFGKDLSKPGKPVLPETIGAVSAIVYLFVVLSYIPFIFYKYMVVTTSGGGERGNVIPSHEESLNSTIFPHDRLCEYLSSILCLQSTILLGIADDLFDLRWRHKFFLPITGSIPLLVIYYVDFGVTYVLIPGFIQRWMQLTASTIDLGGLYYVYMAAMGIFCPNSINILAGVNGLEVGQSIVLGILELLNDTLYLTLGSKQARAAHRFSAVLIIPFLGVSLALWKWNRWPAKVFVGDTYCYFAGMVFAVVGILGHFSKTILLLFIPQILNFLYSCPQLFKIVPCPRHRLPHFNEEDGLMYPSVANLKDEPPKSWFIPILRLLNCFKLIQLEFDDKDKSKIISCSNMTLINLTLVWFGPMREDRLCNRILQIQFLIGLLALFARHAGGAMLFGHDNLWT, from the coding sequence ATGTTTCAGAAATTGCTGTTACTGTTAGCGTTGGTGCTCATTTATTGTTCTAATAAGAACTCGGCCATAATTACCGCCATTGGGTTTTCCATTCTGGGATATTTCGTTACCAATTTCTTAATCCCTAAAGTAGGTCcatctttcattaaaatcGGGCTTTTTGGTAAAGATTTAAGCAAACCAGGGAAGCCAGTTCTCCCAGAGACTATCGGTGCCGTTTCCGCcattgtttatttatttgttgtaCTTTCGTACATCCCCTTTATCTTTTACAAATACATGGTTGTCACAACGTCAGGTGGAGGAGAAAGAGGAAACGTCATACCAAGTCATGAGGAATCGCTTAATTCCACCATCTTTCCTCATGATAGATTGTGTGAATATTTAAGTAGTATCCTTTGTTTACAATCTACCATTTTATTGGGTATTGCCGACGATCTTTTCGATTTACGCTGGAGACACAAGTTTTTTCTACCAATTACTGGCTCAATCCCATTATTAGTCATTTATTATGTTGATTTTGGTGTCACATATGTGTTGATTCCTGGGTTCATTCAAAGGTGGATGCAATTAACGGCGTCTACGATAGATTTGGGTGGGTTATATTACGTGTACATGGCAGCCATGGGTATATTTTGCCCAAATTCAATTAACATACTTGCAGGTGTTAATGGTTTAGAAGTTGGACAAAGTATTGTCTTAGGGATCttggaattattgaatgataCCTTATATCTGACACTTGGTTCCAAACAAGCAAGAGCAGCCCATAGATTTTCTGCTGTATTAATTATTCCATTCTTGGGTGTGTCACTGGCCTTATGGAAATGGAATCGTTGGCCTGCTAAAGTATTTGTAGGTGATACTTATTGTTACTTTGCCGGGATGGTGTTTGCTGTCGTTGGTATATTGGGACATTTCTCTAAGAcgatattattattattcattccTCAAATTTTGAACTTTCTTTATTCCTGTCCtcaattattcaagatAGTCCCATGTCCAAGACACAGATTGCCTcattttaatgaagaagatggttTAATGTATCCATCTGTGGCCAATTTGAAGGATGAGCCTCCTAAGAGTTGGTTTATACCCATTCTAAGACTattaaattgtttcaaattaatCCAACtagaatttgatgataaagataaaaGTAAGATTATTAGTTGTAGTAACATGACACTTATTAATTTGACGTTGGTATGGTTTGGCCCCATGAGAGAAGATCGTTTATGTAATAGAATCTtacaaattcaatttttaattGGATTATTAGCCTTGTTTGCAAGACATGCAGGTGGTGCCATGTTATTTGGACATGACAATCTATGGActtga
- the LSG1 gene encoding ribosome biogenesis GTPase LSG1 (ancestral locus Anc_6.163) produces the protein MPPKEATRKWKAPKGPKPVQRKNKNTIGLGRSIQNARSKENAIEYLPDGEMRFTTEKHEANWVKLRSVTQESALDEFLSTAELADKDFKADRHSNVKIIRMDSGVDGISQGFSMTNEQRGTINAKQRALAKDLIVPRRPNWDEEMTKYQLERQEKEAFLEWRRKLAVLQESNEDLLLTPFERNIEVWKQLWRVVERSDLVVQIVDARDPLLFRSVDLERYVKELDERKQNLLLVNKADLLSKKQRIEWAKYFVSKGISFTFYSALRANQILELQNELGDDYKEEHIEKPVEDESIDESTIDKNILEKIEILTIDQLEELFLSKAPKEPLTEPLPGQQPLLQIGLVGYPNVGKSSTINSLVGAKKVSVSSTPGKTKHFQTIRLSDSVMLCDCPGLVFPNFAYNKGELVCNGVLPIDQLRDYIGPCTLVAERIPKYYIEAVYGIHIQTKAKEEGGNGEVPTAQELLVAYARARGYMTQGFGSADESRASRYILKDYVNGKLLYINPPPHLTDDTPYTREESQEFNKELYTFDHLPENRQEQLREAAKSKGIDTLDLARDLNKLTFSQHTGGDESKEAKGVTHGGKQAALYNAAEDLDNEFFKMNNVEGKLTTPFHKQQNQNGSKKHNKKNKKGKKKAAMMSE, from the coding sequence ATGCCACCAAAAGAAGCCACTAGAAAATGGAAGGCTCCAAAGGGTCCTAAACCCGTTCAACGTAAGAATAAGAACACCATTGGGCTTGGTAGATCCATTCAGAACGCACGTTCCAAGGAAAATGCCATCGAATATCTACCAGATGGTGAAATGAGATTTACCACTGAGAAACATGAGGCTAACTGGGTGAAGTTAAGATCAGTGACACAGGAATCCGCCTTGGATGAATTTTTAAGCACTGCCGAATTGGCAGACAAGGATTTCAAAGCTGATAGACACTCTAACGtgaaaattattagaatgGATAGTGGTGTAGATGGTATTTCTCAGGGGTTCTCAATGACCAACGAACAACGTGGGACCATTAATGCTAAGCAAAGAGCTTTAGCTAAAGATTTAATTGTTCCAAGAAGACCGAACTGGGACGAGGAGATGACAAAATATCAATTAGAAAGACAAGAAAAGGAGGCATTTTTGGAatggagaagaaaattagCTGTCTTGCAAGAATCTAATGAGGATTTATTGTTGACTCCCTTCGAAAGAAACATTGAAGTTTGGAAGCAACTTTGGAGAGTTGTGGAAAGATCAGATTTGGTAGTCCAAATTGTTGATGCCAGAGATCCATTGTTGTTTAGATCTGTTGATTTAGAAAGGTACGTTAAAGAGTTAGatgaaagaaaacaaaatttattgttgGTTAACAAAGCTGATCTGCTAAGTAAGAAGCAACGTATTGAATGGGCGAAATATTTCGTATCCAAGGGGATCTCTTTCACATTTTATTCTGCTTTGAGGGCGAATCAAATTTTAGAGTTACAAAATGAATTGGGTGACGATTATAAGGAAGAACACATCGAGAAACCCGTTGAGGATGAATCTATTGATGAGAGTACCAtagataaaaatatattagaaaagattgaaatcTTGACTATAGAccaattggaagaattatttttatctaaGGCACCAAAGGAACCACTTACTGAACCATTACCAGGTCAACAacctcttcttcaaattggtTTGGTTGGTTACCCAAATGTCGGTAAATCATCTACAATTAATTCTTTAGTGGGTGCAAAGAAAGTGTCTGTTTCTTCTACTCCAGGTAAGACAAAACATTTCCAAACCATAAGGTTATCAGATTCTGTTATGTTATGTGATTGTCCTGGTTTAgtatttccaaattttgcATATAATAAAGGTGAATTGGTATGTAATGGTGTCTTGCCAATTGATCAATTGCGTGATTACATCGGACCATGTACTTTAGTGGCAGAGagaattccaaaatattatattgaaGCAGTATACGGTATTCATATTCAGACTAAAgctaaagaagaaggtggTAATGGGGAAGTTCCAACGGCACAAGAATTGTTGGTTGCATATGCTAGAGCTCGTGGTTATATGACTCAAGGGTTTGGTTCTGCTGATGAATCTCGTGCAAGTCGTTATATTTTGAAGGATTATGTTAATGGTAAATTGCTTTATATCAATCCACCACCACATTTAACCGATGACACTCCTTACACCAGAGAAGAATCGcaagaatttaataaagaattatacACATTTGACCACTTACCTGAGAATAGACAAGAACAATTGCGTGAAGCTGCCAAATCTAAGGGTATTGATACACTTGATTTAGCCCGTGACCTAAATAAATTGACATTCTCTCAACATACTGGTGGTGATGAATCAAAGGAAGCTAAAGGTGTGACACACGGTGGTAAACAGGCTGCGCTATACAATGCCGCTGAAGATCTAGATAATGAGTTCTTCAAGATGAACAATGTTGAAGGGAAGTTAACCACTCCTTTTCACAAgcaacaaaatcaaaacgGTTCGAAGAAACAtaataagaagaataagaagGGTAAGAAAAAGGCTGCCATGATGAGCGAGTAG
- the RRT2 gene encoding diphthamide synthase (ancestral locus Anc_6.162), which yields MEESLVDKQTTTIYPPCCLRILHDKFIILGTYELEKKTGFRVGSLDILDDNLQVIRSHPTYGAILDLKVSPFDETLLCSGHSTGNVMLWRFCNDHLELVTNLQIFESDTLCTSLHFSPLDPKLLIVTNTAGEVATIDIECGESIFTTQAVKDAYSKVSVKEIEVQEKPERVIETYPEIFSRQHGLECWTAEFGQLAPFQDVIFTGGDDATIMAHDLRSHDAIWTNNRIHEAGVVGIKCATPTFRPHKPTSIITGSYDDNIRSLDLRMLGDAIYPADNIPAAQTSSRNLGGGVWRFSECPHSEDKLLVCCMYDGAKIVSLDEEATGTEDYFQVTNYLKKGHESMCYGGDWGNKFIVTCSFYDKSVQMWCP from the coding sequence ATGGAGGAATCATTAGTAGATAAGCAAACTACGACCATCTACCCTCCATGTTGTCTTCGGATTCTCCATGATAAGTTTATTATCCTAGGTACTTAcgaattggaaaagaaaacagGGTTTCGTGTTGGCTCATTGGATATTCTGGATGATAACTTACAGGTTATCCGTTCTCATCCAACCTACGGAGCCATTTTGGATTTAAAGGTGAGCCCCTTTGATGAAACATTGTTATGCTCTGGTCATTCCACGGGAAATGTTATGCTTTGGAGGTTCTGTAATGATCATTTGGAGTTGGTTACCAATTTGCAAATATTTGAGAGCGATACGCTATGCACTTCCTTACATTTTTCTCCCCTGGATCCAAAGTTACTGATAGTTACCAATACAGCGGGGGAGGTAGCCACAATAGACATTGAGTGCGGTGAGTCCATTTTTACTACCCAGGCGGTTAAAGATGCTTATTCTAAAGTTTCAGtgaaagaaattgaagtaCAGGAGAAGCCAGAGAGGGTTATCGAAACGTATCCCGAGATATTCTCACGCCAACATGGGCTAGAATGTTGGACAGCGGAATTTGGCCAATTAGCACCATTTCAAGATGTGATATTCACAGGGGGAGACGATGCAACCATCATGGCTCATGATCTACGTTCTCATGATGCTATATGGACCAACAATCGGATACATGAGGCTGGTGTAGTAGGCATTAAATGTGCAACTCCTACTTTTAGACCCCACAAACCGACATCGATAATTACGGGTTCGTACGATGACAACATAAGGTCACTTGATCTAAGAATGCTAGGCGACGCAATATATCCTGCAGATAATATACCGGCAGCACAAACAAGTAGCCGAAATCTAGGTGGTGGTGTCTGGAGATTCAGCGAATGTCCTCATTCAGAAGATAAATTACTAGTCTGCTGTATGTATGATGGAGCCAAAATTGTGTCGCTAGATGAGGAGGCCACGGGGACAGAAGACTACTTTCAAGTGACCAATTACTTGAAGAAGGGACACGAATCAATGTGCTATGGGGGTGATTGGGGCAACAAGTTCATTGTAACATGCTCGTTTTACGATAAATCTGTCCAAATGTGGTGTCCCTGA